The Hippopotamus amphibius kiboko isolate mHipAmp2 chromosome 3, mHipAmp2.hap2, whole genome shotgun sequence genomic interval AGTCAAGTATCCAGAAGAAAACCCAGCCAGGACCAGTCCTTGATTGTCTCTTTGTCAGATCCTAATCACAGGACCAAAGTAAGGCATGCTTAGATTCCTGATTCACAGATAGTATGAACAAAGAAATGTATGTCTTTTTACCCCACTACATTTGTGGTAATGCATTACACAGCAATTGAAAACTAACACACATTTTAATACCTGGAAGTGGGGtgtgctgtaacaaatacctcaAAATGTGAGAATTGATTGAAACTGGGCAATAGGCAGAGGCTGGAAGAATTCTGAGGATCGTTATAGAGAAACAATTTCTTTGAACACATTTTTAGTAAAACTGTCATAGACTTAAAGGACACTGCTGCTGAGGGCTCAAAAACCAAGTGAGGAGCATGTCATTGGAAACTGCAGGAAGGAGAATCCTTGTTATACCGTGGCAGAAAGCTTAGCAAATTTGCATCCAGCAGTTACAAGGAAAGCACAACTTGTAAGGAATGAACTTGTTTATTTAGCTATGTTGAAGTTGTcgcctgttttttttctttttttccctatatttaGTAAAACATGAAAGGAGAGAGATAAACTGAAggaatacttaaaaacaaaaagggaaaagaaaccatATCTTAATGGGTTTGAAGCAAACAAACTTTCCAAATGGCAAAGAATGCAAAAATTGAGAAATATCTTCTCAAAGCATGGCATAGGGAAGAGCTGAGGGTACAAATAATACAACCTTTTTCTATACTCTCAGAAAGATCAAAAGATCAGAGTATTCAGTTACACAAAGGGTccttaaagaaattaataatatgCCCAGCAGATCCTCTCAATCTTCTCAATCAGCCTGGACAAGACTGAGAGCCTTGTCCTTCATCCAGCTGAACAGGAGGTAGAGaggaattatttcaaaaatttatgtGAATGTGACTTTGGTCTAATGGGCTGAACCCCACTGAAATCCACAGGAGATCCATAAAATTCTTGAGAAAATCATGTCAGCACAAATATTGCCAGCTTGGactgaaagagacagaaaaaatattaaaggaaaagttGAAACCCCAAAAGTCCACTGGAAGTGTCTTAGGTTATTCAGGCCACTATAATAGAATACCATaacctgggtggcttataaataacagttatttttaatagttctagaggctgggaagtccaagatcaaagtgccagctCATTAGATGTCTAATAAGAGACCATTTCCTGATTCATGGATGGCCATCTTTTTGCTGTGTCTTTGTCTGCCCTCACGTTTTCTATAATCTCTCTTATAATGGCACAAATTCCATTCAGGAGGCTCCAGCCTCATGACCTAAGCAATACCCAAAGGTCTCATCTCCTAATacaatcacattgggggttagaatttcaacctATGAGTTTTGGAGTACACAGATATTTAGTTCACAGTAGGCAGGAAGCAGACTGATAAACTATGCACTACAAACACATGCTACCTTTCATGAAAAGTGAAGATGGCTCAAAGGATGGATCCAAGAAACCAGAGGATGCAGTAAAAAGCCACAAATATTATTCTTTAGTCTTGAAATCTAATCAAGAAATTCCTAACATTTTCCAAATCAGAACTCCTATTAAACAAGGACTTATTTTTATCTCCTATTTCCCACTTCTTAAATGTAACATTTATAGGTCAGGATATAGGATATTCTGCCTGCCCTACAATCATATGGTACTGAGACAGACAACTTGTCTTCTGTTTCATAGGTCCACAAATGGAAAGGAATTTTGTCCCAGGAGCTGTATTTAAGAGAGTAAGCTCAGGAACCTCATCTACTCCAAGACCTGATCTAGATGATAAGACTTTGTACCTTGATATGACGCATAATGGGATGATATTTGGGGGAAACTTGGGAAAGGGTGAATGTATTCTGCATTTGGGAGGAATATGATTAAACATACATCAAAGAAACACAGCTCTGAGTCTTGGACCTTGTACATTCAGCTTTATTCTGCCTCCTGAAGTAGTTAGAAGACCACTGGGCTATATTATTTCCAACTCCTCTCATCTctaaagtttacattttatttttcagagagtattcaaattaaaaaaaaaattatcaaagaacaTGGCTCATGTTCTGATCAGAAGCACTGGGTTTGTTTCCTAACTATAAAAtcaacattattaaaatatttaactcacAACACTCCAGTGTCTTTAGTGTTGTTTAAACACTTAAAGCCAAAATTCACATAGAGTGCTTAACTCAAAGAAGGGCTAGTCCTTTCCGATGGTGACGACCTCCCCACGAGAACATGCCTCTCGCAAAGGATCTCCTTTATCCCTCtccagaagaggagaagaggaaacacaagaagaAGCGCCTGGTGCAGAGCCCCAATTCCTATTTCATGGATGTCAAATGCCCAGGATGCTATAAAATCACCATCGTCTTTAGCCATGCACAAACAGTAGTTTTGTGTGTTGGTTGCTCTACTGTCCTCTGCCAGCCTACAGGAGGAAAAGCAAGGCTTACAGAAGGATGCTCCTTCAGACGGAAGCAGCACTAAAAGCCCCTGGAATCAAGATGAATGGGAAACCATCCCAATAAACACATTTTGGATACATCCTGTTTATTGTCTTGTTTTACCGCTAGGAAGTTCCTACCTCAAGTATTCAGGGTCAACCAGAAGAGTGGACTCTAGAGTCATTTGGGGCaatttgtgaaataaaatgaaggcAGTTTCCAAGTCAAAAGTCCACGGTGCTGAATATAAGGACTCCTTACCTAGAAAGAGGAAAGCTGTTGATGCCAACACCGCAAAGAGGGTGAAGAGGAGAATCTGGTAAGAACCCATGAACTTCTGGAGGACTCCTGAATTGTCACATTGATCTACACATTGGCAGAATAAAAGAAGATAGTAGttactttgcatttaaaaattgtcACATTGATCTACACATTGGCAGAATAAAAGAagataatggttaaaaaaaaaaagaagggctaGTAtagagtaaataagtaaataatatattttagacaGCATAATCATTCTTATTAAGTGATCATTTCTACACATTACTTATTCTGGAAGTGGAGGAGAAATATCTTAGTGTGAAAAAAGACATAAGATATGATGAATATCAAGCCATGCTAATTCAGAAATCAGAAACTATAGTTTCTGTAATGATTCATGTCATTAAATAGTCTCTCTCCTTAAGTGACTCACCTTACCCCTGAAGAACCTGAGGCTTTATTAAGTAAAAAGAAGATAGTGGTCAAGAAGTAAACTTACTCATGGGTGTGTTCACACTTTTATGCTACTTTGTTTATGAAAGCATTTTTCCAACCTGCCTGGCACTTTACCAAATCCTTCTTCTCCCCTGAGACCTTTCCTGGCCATTGCAGAAACAACTGTTTCCAATTAACTCTGAACCTACTGCACTTTTCTCCTCTCTCAAGGTATTTATCACTTGCTATAATGTAAAAGTGTCATCAGTGCAGATTTCTTCTCTCCTAATGCCCATGAACCCATTGAGATAaggttttattttgcttcacCTTAGGTACACAGATATTTATCAACTCGTCCTACTGTAACCAAaggtggggtctggctgctcactgctcaaaagccaataaagaggcaaagttagtggaaaggaaagtttgcttcatTTTGGATGTCGGCAACcaagggggtgtggggggtggatGTTTGTTTAAAGGCAGATTCTGCCCCCTCCCAcaaccagtgggcaagagcttttacagGCTGAGGGCGGGGGTGCTatatgcagaaacagcacagtcagctctgtcAGTCATGCtgaaattggtcatcggtggtctgaccagcattATCttcattgttttaagtacagttaatcttcagttccagggttggtttgttcccattttcttgaggccagttctcggaattgtggtagcttatgtcatggctacagcctggtcattaTGTTGTTAACTTCTTTCACCTGTTGGGGTTTCAGTATCTCACAGGATATGATTCCGAATATTATCTACAGCctttgagaaggaactaaaggtccttgactatgtTTATcgactattattatttggtctacGTTGacagttttcctttgtttctgcattttctcacttctctgattaaacttattctttggctaaagcttttccacagacaaaagccAGGCTGAGGACACAGGGACAAGGACCATCGGGTCCTGGTCCGTTTTACTACTTACTGCCATGACTCAAGTTTaggaattttctttgtgtttttttaatgtaaatgataatttttttaatagacagAAGATGTAGtttcttttctctattctttATACTCCCCAAATCACACAATACCACAGATGTGAAAGGTATGATTTAACCTTGCAATTCCCTCACATCATTGGTGAAATGGTATTATCTTATCTTTTAGAATAAGAAAACTCTGAACCAAACAATCTGTTTTCAGGTCCCTTGCAAGCCTTAGACTCTTGATAAATGAGGCCTTTCTGAATTTCACATAGAAGATATGCCTCTTGATGTAGAAAGTAATTCCTTTGCATTATtcacaagaaaattatgaagatTTATGGAAAATACAAGTGactttcctttaattcttacCAGCTTTTCCAGATGGCTCTGttgtagaggattttttttttccaccaaaaaattttttttgcttgaaATAGCAAAGGAAAGTTACAGGATTGGACATGAAAGAGGAACCCAGCACTCTCTGAATTTaatttgaaagtgaaaataaGGGTTTGAAATACAAAAGATGGGGGTACAAAGAGGGAAAAGGGCAGTTGTCATGCATGTTATCAAGCTACATCAAGGCTAAATCCCAGTTGTGAAGAATACTTGAAGCAATAAATCTAAGGATAGATGACAAAAGAGTTTTTATAGAGGTGTATGACACACTAGACCCCACACTGCTTTTCACTagctgtttatttgtttattttataatagtcTTTGATTTAGTTAGATGAATGGGACT includes:
- the LOC130849178 gene encoding 40S ribosomal protein S27-like, translated to MPLAKDLLYPSPEEEKRKHKKKRLVQSPNSYFMDVKCPGCYKITIVFSHAQTVVLCVGCSTVLCQPTGGKARLTEGCSFRRKQH